A stretch of the Azorhizobium caulinodans ORS 571 genome encodes the following:
- a CDS encoding amidase has translation MTDIATLSLTEIAAAIANRQVSSREATQACLDRIADWQPHLNAFIALEPDEALKAADAADAALAKGESAGPLHGVPLAHKDMFYEAGKVCTCGTEIRRSFVPDTSSTALARIKAAGTVRLGTLHMVEFAFGPTGHNVHYGDCHNPWNVAHAPGGSSSGSGAAVAARLTFAALGSDTGGSVRMPAHFCGVTGLKTTVGRVSRFGAMPLSHSLDTVGTLTRTAEDAALLLGLMAGADPADPTTIGGDLPDYLAATKGGLAGLTIGIPDSFYVDDISSDTAAAMDATIATLVREGANVVRVSLPDQRQLSAAAQVLLGVEASAIHLPWLRERPQDYGAQVRARVENGHAFSGVAYLEALRWRGPALAAHLAAVTEVDAVLAPVCPAPSPTLAETDVGGSFNAEAVIQGITRFTRPVNYLGLPALVVPVARAASGLPVGFQFIGRPFAEDVLLRIGAGFQRATDFHLATPELPA, from the coding sequence GTGACTGATATCGCCACGCTGTCGCTGACCGAGATCGCCGCCGCCATCGCCAACCGGCAGGTCTCCTCCCGCGAGGCGACGCAAGCCTGTCTCGACCGCATCGCCGACTGGCAGCCGCACCTCAACGCCTTCATCGCCCTTGAGCCGGACGAGGCCCTCAAAGCGGCCGACGCCGCCGACGCCGCGCTGGCGAAGGGGGAGAGCGCCGGCCCGCTGCACGGTGTGCCGCTCGCCCACAAGGACATGTTCTACGAGGCGGGCAAGGTGTGCACCTGCGGCACCGAAATTCGCCGCAGCTTCGTGCCGGACACCAGCTCCACGGCGCTGGCCCGCATCAAGGCGGCGGGCACCGTGCGGCTCGGCACGCTGCACATGGTGGAATTCGCCTTCGGGCCCACCGGCCACAATGTGCACTATGGCGACTGCCACAATCCGTGGAACGTCGCCCATGCACCGGGCGGCTCCTCCTCCGGCTCCGGCGCGGCGGTGGCGGCGCGGCTCACCTTTGCGGCGCTCGGCTCGGACACCGGCGGCTCGGTGCGCATGCCCGCCCATTTCTGCGGCGTCACCGGCCTCAAGACCACCGTGGGGCGCGTGAGCCGCTTCGGCGCCATGCCGCTCTCCCACTCGCTGGACACGGTGGGCACGCTGACCCGCACGGCGGAAGATGCCGCCTTGCTGCTCGGCCTCATGGCCGGCGCCGACCCGGCGGACCCGACGACGATCGGCGGCGATCTGCCCGATTATCTCGCCGCCACCAAGGGCGGCCTTGCCGGCCTCACCATCGGCATTCCCGACAGCTTCTATGTGGACGACATCTCGTCCGACACGGCAGCGGCGATGGACGCGACCATCGCCACGCTGGTGCGCGAGGGCGCCAACGTGGTGCGCGTGTCGCTGCCGGACCAGCGCCAGCTCTCCGCCGCCGCGCAGGTGCTGCTCGGGGTAGAGGCGAGCGCCATCCATCTGCCCTGGCTGCGCGAGCGGCCGCAGGACTATGGCGCGCAGGTCCGCGCGCGGGTGGAGAATGGCCACGCCTTCTCCGGCGTCGCCTATCTGGAGGCCCTGCGCTGGCGCGGCCCGGCCCTTGCCGCTCATCTCGCGGCGGTGACGGAGGTGGATGCGGTGCTGGCACCCGTCTGCCCCGCGCCCTCTCCGACTCTGGCGGAGACTGACGTGGGCGGCAGCTTCAATGCGGAGGCCGTCATCCAGGGCATCACGCGCTTCACCCGTCCGGTGAACTATCTCGGCCTGCCGGCGCTGGTGGTGCCCGTCGCCCGTGCCGCGAGCGGCCTGCCCGTCGGCTTCCAGTTCATCGGCCGCCCGTTCGCGGAGGACGTGCTGCTGCGCATCGGCGCCGGCTTCCAGCGCGCCACCGATTTCCATCTCGCCACGCCGGAGCTGCCCGCATGA
- a CDS encoding ABC transporter ATP-binding protein: MLEQLEDIGGAAQPLLEVKGLVKHFPVGGGLFARKKMVQAVDDVSFTVAKGETVGIVGESGCGKSTTARLLMQLMPRNAGDIVFDGQLVGEAMSLRELRRAMQMVFQDSYASLNPRLTIEESIAFGPKVHGMGDTEARTLARDLLTKVGLRPETFANRYPHEVSGGQRQRVNIARALALNPRLVILDESVSALDKSVEAQVLNLLMDLKREFGLTYLFISHDLNVVRYISDRVLVMYLGQVVELGPVDAVWDSPAHPYTQALLAAMPASDPDRRTEVAPITGDPPNPIDPPSGCRFHTRCTFCEAVCESTVPKLSDALTEGHQAACHMVIPGSGHSRAPAAETAA, from the coding sequence ATGCTGGAGCAGCTTGAAGACATTGGCGGCGCCGCGCAGCCTCTGCTGGAGGTGAAGGGCCTCGTGAAGCACTTCCCCGTGGGCGGAGGCCTCTTCGCCAGGAAGAAGATGGTGCAGGCGGTGGACGATGTGTCCTTCACCGTCGCCAAGGGCGAGACGGTGGGCATCGTCGGCGAGAGCGGATGCGGCAAGTCCACCACCGCGCGCCTGCTCATGCAGCTCATGCCCCGCAATGCCGGCGACATCGTCTTCGACGGCCAGTTGGTGGGCGAGGCTATGAGCCTGCGCGAGCTCAGGCGCGCCATGCAGATGGTGTTCCAGGACAGCTACGCCTCGCTCAACCCGCGCCTCACCATCGAGGAGAGCATCGCCTTCGGCCCCAAGGTGCACGGTATGGGCGATACCGAGGCGCGCACCCTCGCCCGTGACCTTCTCACCAAGGTGGGGCTGCGGCCCGAGACCTTCGCCAACCGCTATCCGCACGAGGTCTCCGGCGGCCAGCGCCAGCGCGTGAACATCGCCCGCGCGCTCGCCCTCAACCCGCGCCTCGTCATCCTCGATGAATCCGTCTCGGCCCTCGACAAGTCCGTTGAAGCGCAGGTGCTCAACCTGCTCATGGACCTGAAGCGCGAGTTCGGCCTCACCTATCTGTTCATCAGCCACGATCTCAACGTGGTGCGCTACATCTCCGACCGCGTGCTGGTGATGTATCTGGGGCAGGTGGTGGAGCTGGGGCCGGTGGATGCGGTGTGGGACAGCCCGGCCCACCCCTATACGCAGGCCCTCCTTGCCGCCATGCCGGCGAGCGATCCGGACCGGCGCACCGAAGTCGCGCCCATCACGGGCGATCCGCCGAACCCCATCGACCCGCCCTCCGGCTGCCGCTTCCACACCCGCTGCACCTTCTGCGAGGCGGTGTGCGAGAGCACCGTGCCGAAGCTCTCCGATGCCTTAACCGAAGGCCATCAGGCCGCCTGCCACATGGTCATTCCCGGGTCCGGCCACAGCCGCGCCCCCGCCGCCGAGACTGCCGCATGA
- a CDS encoding ABC transporter permease, with protein sequence MTATDTALQAAPAQKARGYWATVGRRLTRDKVSMVCALILLAILLAALLAPYLHLADPYQGSMVRRLRHIGTPGYPLGTDELGRDMLSRLIYGGRLSLLIGILPVVLAFIIGTSLGLVAGYAGGWLNTAIMRTVDVFYAFPSVLLAIAISGVLGAGIVNSIVSLTVVFVPQITRVAESVTTGVRNLDFVDAARASGAGALTIMRVHMLGNVLGPIFVYSTGLISVSMILAAGLSFLGLGTKPPEPEWGLMLNTLRTAIYVNPWVAAMPGVMIFAVSICFNLLSDGLRSAMDIRN encoded by the coding sequence ATGACCGCAACGGACACCGCGCTTCAGGCCGCGCCGGCGCAGAAGGCGCGCGGCTATTGGGCGACCGTCGGCCGCCGCCTCACGCGGGACAAGGTGAGCATGGTCTGCGCCCTGATCCTGCTCGCCATCCTGCTGGCCGCGCTCCTCGCGCCTTATCTGCACCTCGCCGATCCCTATCAGGGCTCCATGGTGCGCCGGCTGCGCCACATCGGCACGCCGGGCTATCCGCTGGGCACCGACGAACTCGGCCGCGACATGCTCTCGCGCCTCATCTATGGCGGGCGCCTGTCGCTGCTCATCGGCATCCTGCCGGTGGTGCTGGCCTTCATCATCGGCACCAGCCTCGGCCTCGTGGCCGGCTATGCGGGTGGCTGGCTCAACACCGCCATCATGCGCACGGTGGACGTGTTCTACGCCTTCCCCTCCGTGCTGCTGGCCATCGCCATCTCGGGCGTGCTGGGGGCGGGCATCGTCAATTCCATCGTCTCGCTCACGGTGGTGTTCGTGCCGCAGATCACCCGCGTGGCGGAGAGCGTGACCACCGGCGTGCGCAATCTCGATTTCGTGGATGCCGCCCGTGCCTCGGGGGCCGGCGCCCTCACCATCATGCGCGTGCACATGCTGGGCAACGTGCTCGGCCCGATCTTCGTCTATTCGACCGGCCTGATCTCGGTGTCGATGATCCTGGCCGCCGGCCTCTCCTTCCTCGGCCTCGGCACCAAGCCGCCGGAGCCGGAATGGGGCCTGATGCTCAACACCCTGCGCACCGCCATCTATGTGAACCCGTGGGTGGCCGCCATGCCGGGCGTGATGATCTTCGCCGTCTCCATCTGCTTCAACCTCTTGAGTGACGGCCTGCGCAGCGCCATGGACATCAGGAACTGA
- a CDS encoding ABC transporter permease translates to MLAYIARRIIYVIPIVLSVALVCFLLVHITPGDPLVAILPADASQELAAQLRAAYGFDRPLPVQFGLWVWKALHGDLGTSIATGRPVFSEVMRAVQNTFILACAASLIGFTLGVFFGLVAGYFRDTWLDKLATSIAVAGVSVPHYWLGMVMVIIFSVTLGWLPAVGAGPGGSSEWHWDWAHIQFLILPAVTMSVIPMGIVTRTIRALTGDILSQDFVEALRSKGLRETRVFRHVVKNAAPTAIAVMGLQLGYLLGGSILIETVFSWPGTGFLLNSAIFQRDLPLLQGTILVLALFFVFLNLVVDIAQASIDPRIKRA, encoded by the coding sequence TTGCTCGCTTATATTGCCCGCCGGATCATCTATGTGATCCCCATCGTGCTCAGCGTCGCGCTGGTGTGCTTCCTCCTGGTGCACATCACCCCCGGCGATCCGCTGGTGGCCATCCTGCCCGCCGATGCCTCGCAGGAGCTCGCCGCCCAGCTGCGGGCCGCCTATGGCTTCGACCGGCCGCTGCCGGTGCAGTTCGGCCTCTGGGTCTGGAAGGCGCTGCATGGCGATCTCGGCACCTCCATCGCCACCGGCCGCCCGGTCTTTTCCGAGGTGATGCGGGCGGTGCAGAACACCTTCATCCTCGCCTGCGCCGCGTCGCTTATCGGCTTCACGCTCGGCGTCTTCTTCGGCCTCGTGGCCGGCTATTTCCGCGACACCTGGCTGGACAAGCTCGCTACCTCCATCGCGGTGGCCGGCGTCTCCGTGCCCCATTACTGGCTGGGCATGGTGATGGTCATCATCTTCTCGGTCACGCTCGGGTGGCTGCCGGCGGTGGGCGCCGGGCCCGGCGGCTCCAGCGAATGGCATTGGGACTGGGCGCATATCCAGTTCCTCATCCTGCCCGCCGTCACCATGTCGGTGATCCCCATGGGGATCGTCACGCGCACCATCCGCGCCCTCACCGGCGACATCCTGAGCCAGGACTTTGTTGAAGCGCTGCGCTCCAAGGGCCTTCGGGAAACCCGCGTCTTCCGCCATGTGGTGAAGAATGCCGCGCCCACCGCCATCGCCGTGATGGGCCTCCAGCTCGGCTATCTGCTCGGCGGCTCCATCCTCATCGAGACGGTGTTCTCGTGGCCCGGCACGGGCTTCCTGCTCAACTCGGCCATCTTCCAGCGCGACCTGCCGCTCCTTCAGGGCACCATTCTCGTGCTGGCGCTGTTCTTCGTCTTCCTCAACCTCGTGGTCGATATCGCCCAGGCGTCCATCGATCCGCGCATCAAGCGGGCCTGA
- a CDS encoding ABC transporter substrate-binding protein has translation MLSIRKRPAHRLPLTLAAALLTGCTLVSGAALAESTLRIGMTAADIPRTLGQPDQGFEGNRFTGLTMYDALVNWDLSSATKPSVLVPGLATEWKVDDADKTKWTFKLRPDVKFHDGSPFNADAVVWNVDKVLNQSAPQFDASQVGVTASRMPTLVSAKKIDDLTVELVTKEPDSFLPYNITNLFMASPTQWKKFFDAAEGADAKAKSQAAWAAFAKDASGTGPWKMSKFVPRERLELVKNTDYWDKGRVPKTDKMVLLPMPEANARTAALLAGQVDWIEAPAPDALPQLRQRGFMIRSNEQPHVWPWQFSRVEGSPWNDIRVRKAANLCVDREGMRDGLLGGLMAPATGTVEPGHPWRGNPTFQIKYDPEAGKKLMQEAGFGPSKKLTVKIQTSASGSGQMLPLPMNEYLQQALAECYFDVQLDVIEWNTLFTNWRRGAKDPSANGSNAINVTYAAMDPFFALVRFLQSGMAPPTSNNWGFINNPKFDELVKKARSTFDPAARDAALAELHAASVDDAAFLYVAHDVGPRALSPKVSGLVQPKSWFVDFSPVVVAP, from the coding sequence ATGCTGTCTATCCGAAAGAGGCCTGCCCACCGTCTGCCGCTCACGCTCGCGGCCGCCCTTCTGACCGGCTGCACGCTCGTCTCGGGCGCGGCGCTGGCCGAGAGCACGCTGCGCATCGGCATGACGGCGGCGGACATCCCGCGCACCCTCGGACAGCCGGACCAGGGCTTCGAGGGCAACCGCTTCACCGGCCTCACCATGTATGACGCGCTGGTGAACTGGGACCTGTCCTCCGCCACCAAGCCTTCGGTTCTGGTGCCGGGCCTCGCCACCGAATGGAAGGTGGACGACGCCGACAAGACCAAGTGGACCTTCAAGCTGCGTCCCGACGTGAAGTTCCACGACGGCTCGCCCTTCAATGCCGATGCCGTGGTGTGGAACGTGGACAAGGTGCTCAACCAGAGCGCCCCCCAGTTCGACGCCAGCCAGGTGGGCGTGACCGCCTCGCGCATGCCGACCCTCGTCTCGGCGAAGAAGATCGACGACCTGACCGTTGAGCTGGTGACCAAGGAGCCGGACAGCTTCCTGCCCTACAACATCACCAATCTCTTCATGGCGAGCCCCACCCAGTGGAAGAAGTTCTTTGACGCGGCCGAGGGCGCCGACGCCAAGGCGAAATCGCAGGCCGCCTGGGCCGCCTTCGCCAAGGATGCCTCCGGCACCGGCCCGTGGAAGATGTCCAAGTTCGTGCCGCGCGAGCGCCTCGAGCTGGTGAAGAACACCGACTATTGGGACAAGGGCCGCGTGCCCAAGACCGACAAGATGGTGCTCCTGCCGATGCCGGAGGCCAATGCCCGCACGGCGGCCCTCCTCGCCGGACAGGTGGACTGGATCGAGGCTCCAGCGCCGGACGCTCTGCCGCAGTTGCGCCAGCGCGGCTTCATGATCCGCTCCAACGAGCAGCCGCACGTGTGGCCATGGCAATTCTCCCGCGTGGAAGGCTCGCCGTGGAACGACATCCGCGTGCGCAAGGCGGCCAATCTGTGCGTGGACCGCGAGGGCATGCGCGACGGCCTGCTCGGCGGCCTGATGGCGCCGGCCACCGGCACGGTCGAGCCCGGCCACCCGTGGCGCGGCAATCCGACCTTCCAGATCAAGTATGATCCGGAAGCCGGCAAGAAGCTGATGCAGGAGGCCGGCTTCGGCCCCAGCAAGAAGCTCACCGTCAAGATCCAGACGTCGGCCTCCGGCTCCGGCCAGATGCTGCCGCTGCCCATGAACGAATATCTCCAGCAGGCGCTGGCCGAGTGCTATTTCGACGTGCAGCTCGACGTCATCGAGTGGAACACGCTGTTCACCAACTGGCGCCGTGGCGCGAAGGACCCGAGCGCCAACGGCTCGAACGCCATCAACGTCACCTATGCGGCGATGGACCCCTTCTTCGCCCTCGTGCGCTTCCTCCAGTCCGGCATGGCGCCGCCCACCTCGAACAACTGGGGCTTCATCAACAACCCCAAGTTCGACGAACTGGTGAAGAAGGCCCGCTCCACCTTCGACCCGGCGGCGCGCGACGCGGCGCTGGCCGAACTGCACGCGGCCTCCGTGGACGACGCGGCCTTCCTCTACGTGGCCCACGACGTCGGCCCGCGGGCGCTGAGCCCGAAGGTCTCCGGCCTCGTGCAGCCCAAGAGCTGGTTCGTGGACTTCTCGCCCGTGGTGGTGGCGCCGTGA
- a CDS encoding glucosamine inositolphosphorylceramide transferase family protein, translated as MAGKLKVGVVLEPGDVPEWIHRLLDDISGGDVAEIATIARDTVPAPAVLPALAAAVRADAARTAGAPDPLMRRPLSLPEHTPRGPEPQLDLVLDFGGGAGAAQPSRLGTFHLAFDGERLLAECAALFRAVADGALSCDLALILTPAGGGAPLVVARSTSHVNDRSFWRTRAPVAWKARALVRRALDRLARIGGEAFCAEARATIDQTLPPLPGPVSAAEFTRFRLRHFFRRCLVPYVLVRDQWRIGLRRRTDKDPPWGSRAWAQGFRFIEAPPGRFYADPFLFERDGRTFLFYEDWEWAEGKAIISVSEVSAAGEIGPARPALATSYHLSNPLVFAAEGEIYMIPETLARRRVEVYRAVDFPTRWELHCLPLTDIDIVDPCVVREPDGWLMFAAVLDYGGSGWDELHVFRATALCGPWTRVGDNPVLSDVRRARPGGRMWWQDGKLRRLAQNCAGGYGAGLGLYEVERLDAGGYRQRTVAEVNAFDFRMNGVHAYDATGRFEVVDGRHYQAVLGGRAFYWPFPRWFGKH; from the coding sequence ATGGCGGGCAAGCTGAAGGTGGGCGTCGTCCTCGAGCCGGGGGATGTACCCGAGTGGATCCACCGTCTCCTGGATGACATTTCCGGTGGCGACGTCGCGGAGATCGCGACGATCGCCCGGGACACGGTGCCCGCTCCGGCGGTTCTGCCGGCCCTGGCGGCAGCGGTGCGGGCGGATGCGGCGCGGACCGCCGGCGCACCCGATCCCCTCATGCGCCGCCCCCTCTCCTTGCCGGAGCACACCCCGCGCGGGCCCGAACCGCAACTCGACCTCGTGCTCGACTTCGGCGGAGGCGCCGGCGCAGCGCAGCCCTCCCGGCTCGGCACCTTCCATCTCGCCTTCGACGGCGAGCGTCTGCTGGCCGAATGTGCCGCCCTGTTCCGCGCGGTGGCCGACGGCGCGCTGAGCTGCGATCTTGCATTGATCCTGACGCCGGCCGGGGGAGGCGCACCGCTCGTGGTCGCGCGCTCCACGTCCCATGTGAATGACCGCTCGTTCTGGCGCACCCGCGCGCCCGTGGCCTGGAAGGCGCGGGCGCTGGTGCGGCGGGCGCTGGATCGGCTTGCCCGCATCGGCGGCGAAGCCTTCTGCGCCGAGGCGCGCGCCACCATTGACCAGACCCTGCCGCCGCTACCGGGGCCGGTTTCAGCAGCTGAGTTCACCCGCTTCCGTCTGCGCCACTTCTTCCGCCGCTGCCTCGTGCCCTACGTGCTGGTGCGGGACCAGTGGCGCATTGGCCTCCGCCGCCGCACGGACAAGGACCCGCCCTGGGGCAGCCGCGCCTGGGCGCAGGGCTTCCGCTTCATCGAGGCGCCGCCCGGCCGCTTCTATGCCGATCCGTTCCTGTTCGAAAGGGACGGTCGCACCTTCCTCTTCTACGAGGATTGGGAGTGGGCGGAGGGCAAGGCCATCATCTCCGTGTCCGAGGTTTCGGCGGCCGGCGAGATCGGCCCGGCGCGGCCGGCGCTCGCCACCAGCTATCACCTCTCCAATCCCTTGGTGTTCGCCGCCGAGGGCGAGATCTACATGATCCCTGAGACGCTCGCCCGCCGGCGGGTGGAGGTCTATCGCGCGGTGGATTTCCCCACCCGCTGGGAACTGCACTGCCTGCCGCTGACGGACATCGACATCGTTGATCCCTGCGTGGTGCGCGAGCCGGACGGCTGGCTGATGTTCGCGGCCGTGCTGGATTATGGCGGCTCCGGCTGGGACGAGCTCCATGTCTTCCGGGCCACGGCGCTGTGCGGGCCATGGACGCGCGTGGGCGACAATCCGGTCCTCTCCGACGTACGCCGGGCCCGGCCCGGCGGTCGCATGTGGTGGCAGGACGGGAAGCTGCGGCGGCTGGCGCAGAATTGCGCGGGCGGTTATGGCGCGGGTCTCGGGTTGTATGAGGTCGAGCGGCTGGATGCGGGCGGCTATCGCCAGCGCACGGTGGCCGAGGTCAATGCGTTCGATTTCCGCATGAATGGTGTTCATGCCTATGACGCCACCGGCCGCTTCGAGGTGGTGGACGGCCGGCATTATCAGGCGGTGCTGGGCGGCCGTGCCTTTTACTGGCCGTTCCCGCGCTGGTTCGGAAAGCACTGA
- a CDS encoding GNAT family N-acetyltransferase, which translates to MPAPESPTPQPATPQPSAPAWQPVLAEHRHIPGILALYQTVWGRPIAEDELRWKLFDGPYGPLASVAMIEERCVGLYAVIPTPLLLDGAPVMGAQSVDTMTHPEFRRQNMSVTLARHCYAEATRRGYALVYGVPNENSYPMFMSKLGWRHLDTMTRLARPLAAPLAVPGLLAPLADAVIAAQVRLSRAAAPAHLDRVGRGTHFVPPPPVGGAARCRVHHTPEWLAWRYGAEPGASHERLVLGPQTAPEALAVFDMALDDNDPAGRPLLRISLLLGAPEARARAARALLRLGLERGARSAIFVSSDPETHALLRPLGFRPREGMPLAFGALARPMERLPDRAGEMAFEGGDRD; encoded by the coding sequence ATGCCGGCCCCCGAGAGCCCCACACCTCAGCCCGCCACTCCCCAGCCGTCCGCGCCCGCGTGGCAGCCGGTCCTCGCCGAACACCGGCACATTCCCGGCATCCTTGCGCTCTACCAAACCGTCTGGGGCCGGCCGATCGCCGAGGACGAACTGCGCTGGAAGCTGTTCGATGGGCCCTATGGCCCGCTGGCGTCGGTGGCCATGATCGAGGAGCGCTGCGTCGGCCTTTATGCGGTCATCCCGACCCCGCTCCTGCTGGACGGCGCTCCCGTGATGGGCGCCCAGTCCGTGGACACCATGACCCATCCGGAGTTCCGGCGGCAGAACATGTCCGTGACACTCGCCCGCCATTGCTATGCGGAGGCGACGCGGCGCGGCTACGCCCTCGTCTATGGCGTGCCGAACGAGAATTCGTATCCCATGTTCATGTCGAAGCTCGGCTGGCGGCATCTCGACACGATGACGCGGCTCGCCCGCCCGCTGGCGGCGCCGCTTGCCGTGCCGGGGCTGCTGGCGCCGCTCGCCGATGCGGTCATTGCCGCGCAGGTGCGCCTCTCCCGTGCGGCCGCTCCGGCCCATCTCGACCGTGTGGGGCGGGGAACGCACTTTGTGCCGCCGCCTCCCGTCGGCGGCGCCGCCCGCTGCCGCGTGCACCACACGCCGGAATGGCTCGCCTGGCGTTACGGTGCCGAGCCGGGCGCGTCCCATGAGCGGCTTGTGCTTGGCCCACAGACGGCCCCGGAAGCGCTCGCCGTCTTCGACATGGCGCTGGACGATAACGATCCCGCCGGCCGGCCGCTGCTGCGCATCAGCCTGCTGCTCGGCGCGCCCGAAGCGCGGGCGCGGGCTGCCCGCGCGCTTCTGCGCCTTGGGCTCGAGCGCGGGGCGCGGTCCGCCATCTTCGTCTCGTCCGATCCCGAGACCCACGCGCTACTCCGCCCGCTGGGCTTTCGGCCGCGCGAGGGGATGCCGCTGGCGTTCGGCGCGCTGGCGCGTCCGATGGAGCGTCTGCCGGACCGGGCAGGCGAGATGGCGTTCGAGGGCGGCGACCGGGACTGA
- a CDS encoding SMP-30/gluconolactonase/LRE family protein, with translation MDRRHLLRTAGGLAATVALGGSALGRDFGPNAPPQRYPDPDIVIIDEKRFKAKVGNTAIQRVFTGCLWAEGPAWNAQGRYLVWSDIPNNRQLRYLDDVNRVSDRFRQPSNESNGNTFDTEGRQITCERTRVVRYEHDGTATVLAERANDKQLNGPNDAVVHPVDKSIWFTDPGYGANSLYEGQRANTGSVQPFQKEAVYRIDAQTGQVTKVADEPLKPNGLAFSADYKKLYVCDTGITHYPNAKNIIWQYDLDGGKLSNPGTFADTTMDGKSGFADGLRVDVDGNVWAGVGWVGEGYDGVHVFAPDGARIGLIRLPEICANVCFGGAKRNRLFMAASQSLYAVYVETRGAHFC, from the coding sequence ATGGACCGTCGCCATCTCCTGCGTACCGCAGGTGGGCTTGCCGCGACGGTCGCGCTCGGCGGAAGCGCGCTCGGCCGCGACTTCGGACCCAATGCCCCGCCCCAGCGCTATCCAGATCCGGACATCGTCATCATCGACGAGAAGCGCTTCAAGGCGAAGGTCGGAAACACCGCCATCCAGAGGGTGTTCACCGGCTGTCTCTGGGCGGAGGGGCCGGCCTGGAATGCACAGGGCCGCTATCTCGTCTGGAGCGACATTCCGAACAACCGGCAACTGCGCTACCTCGACGATGTGAACCGGGTCTCGGACCGCTTTCGCCAGCCCTCCAACGAAAGCAACGGCAATACCTTCGACACGGAAGGCCGGCAGATCACCTGCGAGCGCACGCGGGTGGTGCGCTACGAGCATGACGGCACCGCCACCGTCCTGGCGGAGCGGGCGAATGACAAGCAACTCAACGGACCGAACGACGCCGTGGTCCATCCCGTGGACAAGTCCATCTGGTTCACGGACCCCGGCTATGGCGCCAACAGCCTTTATGAGGGACAGCGGGCGAACACCGGCTCCGTCCAGCCGTTTCAGAAGGAAGCCGTCTATCGCATCGACGCGCAGACGGGGCAGGTGACGAAGGTGGCGGACGAACCGCTGAAGCCCAACGGCCTCGCCTTCAGCGCCGACTACAAGAAGCTCTATGTCTGCGACACCGGCATCACCCACTATCCCAACGCCAAGAACATCATCTGGCAGTATGACCTCGATGGCGGAAAGCTGAGCAATCCCGGCACCTTCGCGGACACCACCATGGACGGAAAGTCTGGCTTCGCCGACGGCCTGCGGGTGGATGTGGACGGCAATGTGTGGGCCGGTGTCGGGTGGGTCGGCGAGGGGTATGACGGGGTGCATGTCTTCGCCCCCGACGGCGCACGCATCGGCCTGATCCGCCTGCCTGAAATCTGCGCCAACGTCTGCTTCGGCGGCGCCAAGCGCAACCGCCTCTTCATGGCGGCGAGCCAGTCGCTCTATGCGGTCTATGTGGAAACCCGCGGCGCGCATTTCTGCTGA
- a CDS encoding glycosyltransferase family 2 protein, protein MTPRLSVVIPTRNCLPYLPAALASIRAQAGAPAPFGPIEIVVVDDGSTDGSDAFLRAEAEKDPWLTVLVHEPAGVSAARNAGIAAARAPIIGFLDADDQYMPGVVAARMDLMERDPSVVLAFADVVSVTPEGEELGRQFTYWPFFREWIGGRTGLLDLGPDAFAMILAETVCGTSTVIARKSALEAVGGFDTRYRIGEDWDLWLKLAATGNVWCDTVCSTRYLKRPGSASKDTAELVRSVRQIFRERVPDPSRIPQPYRRIAQARLLTSDAMLSRERDQRVRAFCQQTAAFLMAPNANAARDAAYDLARVLRLK, encoded by the coding sequence ATGACGCCCCGCCTCAGCGTGGTTATTCCCACCCGGAACTGCCTCCCCTACCTGCCGGCCGCTCTCGCCAGCATCCGCGCCCAGGCCGGAGCCCCCGCGCCTTTCGGCCCAATCGAGATCGTGGTGGTGGATGACGGCTCGACGGACGGCAGCGACGCCTTCCTGCGCGCGGAAGCGGAAAAGGATCCCTGGCTCACGGTTCTGGTGCATGAACCCGCCGGTGTGTCGGCCGCGCGCAATGCCGGCATTGCGGCGGCGCGGGCGCCGATCATCGGGTTTCTCGATGCGGACGACCAATACATGCCCGGCGTGGTGGCCGCGCGCATGGACCTGATGGAGCGCGATCCCTCCGTCGTCCTTGCCTTTGCGGACGTGGTCTCGGTGACGCCCGAGGGCGAGGAGCTGGGCAGGCAGTTCACCTATTGGCCCTTCTTCCGGGAATGGATCGGCGGACGGACGGGGCTTCTGGACCTCGGGCCCGATGCCTTCGCCATGATCCTCGCCGAAACCGTCTGCGGCACCTCCACCGTGATCGCCCGCAAGAGCGCGCTGGAGGCGGTGGGGGGCTTCGACACGCGCTACCGGATCGGCGAGGACTGGGACCTGTGGCTGAAGCTCGCCGCCACGGGCAATGTCTGGTGCGATACGGTGTGTTCAACGCGCTATCTCAAGCGCCCCGGCTCCGCCTCCAAGGACACGGCGGAACTGGTGCGCTCGGTACGCCAGATCTTCCGCGAGCGCGTGCCGGACCCGAGCCGCATTCCCCAGCCCTACCGACGCATCGCGCAGGCGCGCCTGCTGACCTCGGACGCCATGCTCTCGCGCGAACGGGACCAGCGCGTCCGGGCCTTCTGCCAGCAGACGGCGGCCTTCCTGATGGCACCGAACGCCAATGCCGCCCGCGATGCCGCCTATGATCTGGCCCGCGTGCTCAGACTGAAATAA